The Strix uralensis isolate ZFMK-TIS-50842 chromosome 4, bStrUra1, whole genome shotgun sequence genomic interval AACTGACAGCTACAACCAAACCACGGCCTCCCTCTCCACTTCTAGTTATTttactaacaaaacaaaacctgtaacTGTGCCAGCATTAACATGGTTAAGCAGGTTTCCATTCTGGCACATACGGCAATGGTGTGTGTGACCAGCAGGACTGCACCCAGGAGCGTGCAAGAGAGGGTTATGAAACACGGTTCAGCAGCACCACCGCCTGGGTCACTTCCCATTTGTTCCCAGAGCAAAGGAATTGCTCCACATGCCTTTCTGTCCAACTTTACAATTTAGAAAAAGGGCTTCTCACTAACAGACTTATTATCACAGCCAGCCTCTGGAGTCTCTAATGGGGAACATTATAGAAACCAAGCTGCTTGCAGCAAAGAGCTGGTAGGAAGAATACAAATTTCTGTGTTAGCTGAACTTACTGCCTGGCACTACTTCAAACTGAGGTTTCCCATCCTCTACAGATGTCAGAGTTGCCAGTTTTGCTTCTATCATTTCTCCATCTATGAACCTTCCAGAATATGCAGTCTTTCCATCAGGGTACACATAGGCTATTTTCTCTCCAGTCATCTCCCCTTCTTCATTCACTTCTCCCACAAGGCTGCCTCCATCCTGAAAGTgcagacaagaaagaaaaggcagagcatTTAGTTATACTTTACTATcttcagtaaatgaaaaagattttccCCAACTTTTTAAAGAAGCAATCTAAGCAACAGTAAGTTCAGATGTGAGATCATGAAAATTAGTGAGAAACAGACACATGAAGAAGCTGGACGAAGTCATTCCAATCAGgataaaactgataaaagaaaCAGGCAAAACCCAAGGTCTTTCCCTTCCATGTGACACAAATACTGAGTTTCAATTGGCAAAATTTTTACGTGAACAGTCTGTGAACCAAGGCCCAAAGCCACACACAAACTTCGTCCGAGttttctgtgctggaggaagaaaaaaattaaaatgctgcctTGCTCACTGCTAATTCATGGTACATCAAAAGACTTGAgcctattgaaaaaaaaaagatttgctagACAACTGGAGTTTCTCTGTCCCAGCATCCCCCCACAGTGTCAGGTGGTACTCGAGAACAACTGTTTGCTGAAAGCCATCATCAGCAACACTTTTCCTCTCTAAGGTTTACATATTTTAGCCTTGGGCTTTGCCATCTGTGATTTGTCTGCAACTCCAGTTAGGTCTATTTACAGAATTGCAGAACCAGACGCATAGATTAGCACAGGTCTAACGGGTGTTTATTTCAAAAAGGACAAGGAAACATCTGCAAATAATGCCCTGGAGCAAAAGCAGCAGGTGTGATGTGGAAACAGACTCATTTAGATAAAGATTGCTGTGAACAGACTATTTCAGGGTGGCACCATTTTCTTCAACTCCAAGGATGAAAGAGCTTTAAACATACGGTAGTAAGGGACAGTGAACCTAAGTTTGGGTAAAATTGTGTGCACATAGCATCATGCACAGAACCATGCATAAACAACTGCTTCCGTAACAAAGGTTTTTTTGAAACACCTTGCCTCCTTTAGTCTGGCAAGATGATAAACAACCTCTAAATACCCACATTTCCAGAAGGTACAGCAGCACTTCGACAGCTGGAAGATGAAACAGCAAGCACATGACCTGAAGGGTCAGCTGTGTGTATTTTATACACTAGTACTGAAAAACTGCTACCTGTTTGGCAGCATACACCAAGCATTTGTTGATTCTAACACACACTTAATGGCAACAGTGAAAACCAGTAAATAAAATGAACAGCCAACAGTGAGCATTTGAAATGCAACTAAAGTATGTGCAATATGCAGCACAGAAATAGATCGGGTTTTGACCAGCAGCTTAATTACATGCAGATGTCTCCCCCTCCTCAACACAAGGTAAAGATTGAAAGGTTCAACATTGGAGTGCTGTGTAAGACTGAACAGGaattaaaatcttaaaagtttacattaaaaaaaccctaaaaaccaGTACAACCACTATTGCCCTAGCTAGTATGGTTATAAAAGCACATCAAAGATTTCTCCAGAGTTTTTCAGAGGAGTATCTGAGTGTTTACCAAGAATCAGAAAGATAAAATTCTGGCTTGCTTCATGAGCAAAGCACTTGTTCACACTCCAGTCAGAGGCACAGCTCTCCCACAGTTACATTCCATTTTTTGGGCAAAGCCAGAATTCACAACATACCCTGCAGAAATGGACAAAGTCTCCCCTCCCAGTTAATAAGGGCAGCAGGTTGCAATAGCTTGCACGGCTCCCATGCTCCTCACCTGCAGTCAGCACTGCAAAGTGGCAAAATCACCAGCCCAGCCTTCCCAAGAGGGTATGCATAAATGCACTTCCAAGGGGCTGGGTTCCCTGGAAGATCAAAATAGAGGGGGCGTCTCACAGCCTTACTGAATCCTGTCTACTGGGCAAACACTCAGCACTGAAATGGTTTAACTGTATGCTGGATTATCCAAAATCAGAATGTGCAATCTTCCACCCAGATTTTTGTGTGTTGACTTTTGGATAGCTGGGTCATGGTGGATATTTCAGTTGGGGAGAAAATACATAATGGTACTATACTGCAATGAAGAGAGCAGGTGGTCAGGCTTACCGGGTAATAAATCCAACAAACTCCATGTCGAATGTTGTCTTTATACTGCCCTTTGAATATCAGCCGCCCATCACTGTCATACTCCTGGGCTGGTCCATTCAGCTCTCCATCCACATATGTGCCATGAAGGACAACTCCATCCTCGTAAGTGTAGATTCCCTGGCCTTGAAGGGCATCATCAACATAGTACCCTTCCAGGGTgctgggaaagagagaaagaaaacagcagtggaaGACTGTTCACCTCTCCAAGAGGCGAACCCAAAGCCTCGACACGAGGCACAGCACAACTCTGCTCCTCTGCTCGCTCTTCTACATATTACTGGTGCagagaggctgaggggagaccttcAAGAAAGTCAGGTCCAAGGAGAAGGTAACTGCTGACACCCGGTTTGCTATTGCTGGGTACCTTACCACCCTCCCCGAAACGCACACCACCACTGCAACAATGacagcttttctttgttttctcgGTGGCCTCTCTCCGAGAGCCCAGGCTGTTGCAGGGCTGAGCGATGCACGGGCAGACCGAAAGGTATGCTGAAaggctcagcagctgctgctggggctccctCCTCCGTCCCCTGACAGGCATCGCTATCCCCCCCCATGTCTGAAACTACCATGTGTTGGCTAGTTTCAGCCAAATTtgagggggacaggggggaagGGGAGCGGGAAGGTAAACCTGACTTCTCCAGAAAGCCAAGATGAAACACAGAAACTTGTTTCTACAGACCTCCCAAGACAGAAAACAACTTACGCTGTCCTTTCACCAGGGTGCGCTGCATGGACACAGCATCATTTATCTAAATGGCATTGCTGGCCTTTTTTTATAGGCTGGGGTAGCAAACTACAGCAGTGAATGGACACTCGTGGTCAAAGAAGAAATTAGTGCTCAAGCAGGCTACACTTACATTAGGATTTTCTACCTCCTACGTTTGGATCTTTACTGACATCTCTCCGGTGAGATGAAATTGAACTGCCACACAGGTGGGCTGCCAACAGGGCACAAACTGCAACCTGCTACCAGTCCGGTGTTAGCTCCCTAGCGATACACTTAGCAGCAATCTGTACCGGATTTGCTAAAGGCACTGTCATTTTTCACGTATTTCTATTAAACTGGAACACAGCCTGTCAAACAGAACTAGTGCTGCACCTGAACAAAGAGACATTTCACTTCGGTTTTGTCTTGCAAACCCTTTAGAAGGGACACAATAATATCTTGCAATCTGCTTTGctccctttctttaaaaaaggctGTTGAGAGAAGCtacaaaaaatgaaagcataacTGTAAAAGAGGATCTACTCAGTTATTTCTTTCTCAGGTTAGAACTAGCATAAGGCAATACAAACTGTTTGGCTTTTACCCCAGCATATTTAGCTAACAGCCAGCTGCAGTACACTTCACTGCATAATTCTTTTTCTGAGGCAGACATCTAAGGTGTAAGCCCAAACAGCATCTGGGAGCACATGACTCTACATGTTTTACAAAACTTTACAACACAGATTttcaagagctgcagaaggaatgTTTTCTCAGAATTAACTTTCTGGTTTCTAGAGCTTCAATCTCTGTTTTTACGAAACTTTGGCAAACGGGCTGAGGTATCCATGGGAAAATACACTACAAAAGCCTCGATGCAAACCAGATGCAGAGCAGGAAGGGGCAAGAAAGCTGTTTTACTTTTCAGTTGGATTAATTCGTTGATCCAGGTTGCTACAGAGCTGCACAGACAGCGACGGCACcacagcagagggaaggagcaAAGCAGATGAGGAAACAACCAGAAATCTGTGCACTTACTTGACTATAAATGACACCACTTTCTCCTCTAGTTTATCATAGATCACCACATTTGAATTTCATTGTAGCTGACAACACACACAGAGTCCACATGTAGGATTACTCTTTAAAAGAAGCAGCCACCCCCGGTTTATGTAATCAAACAGACCAAAACCCCTTCTTGTTACCTTTAATGATATTAGTTGTAAGTTAACAAGTTGCTAAATTACAACAGTGcttcagcactggaaaaaatatcttttcttttactgtagcTTGAATctctacattttctttcattgGATTAAGCTCCAAACAATGTCCAAAAGATCCATCTCTTTCTAGTCTCATACCgtctaaggaaataaaaaaaaagatacctaaAGAAAGAATTCCGTGTCTTTCAACCTTGCCTATAAAGTCAGGTTCTCCAAAACTGTTATACTTTCCACAGTTTGAGTTATTTCCACCCTGTTCCCCCCTTCTCTCTTTTTAGGCTCTCAAAGTACAGTGTCTGCAGCCAGACACAATACTTGCAACTAAGACCTGACCAGCACAGGGAAGAATAAATAGCTTCTGTGTCTTGCATAAACAAAATCTTGTTAATACAAACCCTGAGCTAGCCTATATTTCTCCAGTTTGCTTCTCAGATTATCATATTTGTGATAATGTAAAGTCTTCCTAAAATCAAGATTTATCAGATGTACTGTCTTTCCATTATCCACCAGGCCTGGAGGGGATCTAGGATAGCCACTAcctaaaaaataaatcagtgataAGAACTGGGGGGAAATACTTAGTGCAATAGTCTTCCAGGTAATAAGTTACATCGATAGACCCTGATCCATTCATCCCTCACTCCCTGATCTCCCCTCTTTCCCTCTATACGGGAACActgaaaactttttcttaaaaaataatacagtttctACTGTGCTCTGGGAGATGTCAGTTTACAAGGGTTTCCAGTTAAGGGAGAAcggcagctgcagctctgtgccaaaCACGGCTCTCATGCTCCCAGTTATTGCGCAAAGTGTTTTTGTAAAGTGCACTCCAGCAAGCCTTAGCACCAATGAAAGCTCGAGTACACAATCCAAAACAGGGAGTATGCCAGAGGTGAAACTTCTCTCTCTGAAAGaatatgttgggttttgttgcatttttgaagggggaggaaaaaacaactggTATTTCATTCCAGGTTTCCACTCCCTTAAATAATCAACAGGAAGGGGACTGCTATTCCAGTAAAGGGAAAAGTTTTCAGCAGACAAACAAGGCAGCCAGGCAGCCCATCCTATTTCCCAGCACTCAAAAAATGAGAACGCTTACAATGCTGCCAGTCATGTCTGACAGGACCCAACTACTCCTGAACAACAGACCTACAGTGGTTCAGCTGTCAGTCTTTACCAGCAGCCTGTGAGGGAAACAGATCCAGGAATGCTGAAACCAGCTAACTTACTGCACTGAAGCACCCAATACCACAAGGGGAGAGGTGCTTTGAGAAATTTTGGGGATTCATTTCTCTTCTTCGTAAGCATTCAACCTTGCCCATGGCACAGTTAATGGAAACAGCACGTCCTGTTTTATGCCAGGTCATTCTTCCTGCAACACATCACAACACGTGAACCATCCACTTTCAGAGAGCAACTTATTCTTGCTAGCTGAACGTAGCTAGGTAAATTGCAACATCTTTAGTAACTAGTCACTGCTCAGTTAAGGCTGCTCTAGCTAATTTAAAATAAGCTTAGGGCAGTTTGTAAAAATATACTGTTTTCCAAAACCACATTACAGattgtttttatatatttacattctGCTAGTTCCTGAAGTCATACAGTAGCCAACTATTCCATTTTTTTAAGGgttatgaacattaaaaaaaaaaaagagttggcaACACTGAAGCAGTACAGAAAAGGCTCAGCAGCAGCCTGAGTTTTCCCACAGAGCACTGCCTGTACCTTGGATTACTTGGAGGAGCAGCCCTACAAAACAAAATAGTGGGTCAGTTTCTCTGACTGTACAATCAGCAACTGCTCTGCTGAGATCATCAACAAGCACAGAAGCGTTATGTACATGTGTCCATAGAGATGCTGTCtgccaacttaaaaaaaaaggctattttagAGAGGTCAGCTGCTGGGCAGTACTGATTTTCAGTTACTCATAAAAGATTTAATAAGCCCATTACCAACAACAGTGGGGATTTTTCTTCATCCAAGCTCAGAGGCCTGATCAGTTTCTGCATAACTGAATAAATATATTATCTTCCtcatgaaaaaaccccacaatcccTAGTATGAAGCAACTGCAAAGGCAAGTACAGACAAGGAGCTGACTCACTGAGACAGCACAATACCTCCGCTCCTGCTCAGAAGTTCGCTGAGCAGGAGGAGAGTAGACCCGGCACGACTGTCAGTTTAACAGCTGCTATTCATAGTGCCACCGACAGCTGCAAAACCGTGAAGAATCCTGTCATTTTATACATCTGCTGCTCCTTTGGAGGAAGTTCTGAGCAACTGCAGAGAGAAATGCTGCAGTTGGGGGAAGATGTACAAGGTGTTCATAATGAAGACCTGAGAAGAAAACACATGCATGGGCAATGACTAGCCCAACTTCACTGTCACAATTCCCAGTGAAGAGAGCGGATGTTAATCTGAAATAAATCCGGCCACAAGCCACTTGAAGAGGATTAGGTAGAGTTGGGAACAAACCTTTATTTAACTCAGTCCTTTAACCACTAAACTATTTCCAAGACCAAGCAGAGGGTAAGCCTCTCCGTCAAGGTCCTATGTCTGTGCGTGAGGTCTGGCACAGGGAGCTCCCAGTCCAGCTGCAGTCTCTGTAAAGGGCTATAAGACAAACAAAGAATTCTACCTACAGTTACAGACTTCAACTTTGCGGTCCAAGTCAATGTCAGCATGGCTTCCAATAGCTCTGACCACCTCCCAGTTCTTACGGTCTCTAATTAGTTTGTAACTTTACAGCACTGTAAGAGCTCAGGCCGCTGCATTCTCCCACCAGGAAACAACTTCAGGCATCACATTACATACAAAGCCCCCAACCCCATGGCTACAGCAGCAGTAGAGAAAACTTTCTAGCTACAGTGTTTAATGAGAAAGCTTACCCAGAAACTCAGCAGCATACAATCAATATAGATTAGTTTTGTATCACTGCAAGCAGAAGGCAGAAtataggagggaaaaaataaataaataaaaaaaaaaaaatcgaagaGTCAGTGTCTACCTTCCATCAAAAAAGAAGAACTTGCCACGGCCATTCTTTTCTCCATGCACAAAGTTTCCCTCAAATCTGTCTGTTGATGAATACGTGACTGTACAGAATCCATGTGGCAACCCATCATCATCTAGATGTCCTGAAATAAAAACCAGACAGAGAGCAAAAGAACACATTAAACATTATATAAAACTGCAAACCTGTTCTGATTATGTAGATGCTTGAAATGCAGTAGCTCCCTAGTACAAAACAATAATCCGcatcaaaacatttctgttagGAACAGTGATCAGAGATTCAGTACAACTGAAGTCTGTACTTGTGTAACACACTTCacctcaaaaacaaaaagggttaggataaaagaaacagagagagaagaatAAGCAAAAAGATatgtttctaaaagaaacaagGTTCATACTATTCTAACTTGTGTTAATATACGTCTTCAAAAATGTAATAATTCTTTATCTAAAATAGGTATTTCCTGATGAGAACAGAATAGATTTAGACTTCAATCTACTGAGtaagaaaatgtttggttttttctttttataaatacatgtcTTACAACAATGTGGGTGTGCCACCTTGTAGCTGTATCCACAgggatttaaagaaataaaagcatataATATCTATAATACTATGCCCTTGCAACATGTCAGTCAATttgctatttcatattttaaatattttaaatctccaGTGCCTTTCTGATGTGTTCACATTACATGCCCCAATCCCGTTCCCTTTCCTAGCCATATCAGCTTTCCCCATTACAGCTGTTGCCCATGGGGAAAGCAGAGGGATGACACACTTGGATCCCTGTCTGTATTTTACAGAATGCAGCTGGCCAACTCTGATTAAGTTAAAGCTTAATAAGGCTCCTACTGCATCTCCATCTGCCTTttcaaagccaaaacaaaatggaagaagaGTGTTTTAAACAACTGTTATTGTCTAGTTTACCTGTGTGAACTTGGGAGTCCTTAGCACTGTGTTAGCAGAACATTGCTCTGACTGCAGAATGAAGATGCTgaagctcagcagggctgctTTCCGCACAGCATACACCAGGCACGAGTGTAACAAGCTCCCATCATGACATTTTATCAGCTATAAATTTTGCATGAAAATGGACGCCTAAATAAAAGCTAGCATATATTCACATTCTTTCACATTGCTAAATAAAAACTGATCTCTGATCCCCTGCGTCTCTTGGCGAGGCATACAAAGTCTATTAGAGATGAGAGACAGCTCATGCATCCACTTCTACAGGCTTTGGGTCAATCTCTTCCCTGAACAAATTTGCACCCAAACTTAAAAGCTTCAACACATACATGGAAAGGCAGAAACAACTCCAAGGTGACAGGGAGCCATCACAGCCCAGGCTGATGCAGGCAACAAGAGGCACTTCAGTGTAACCAAACCTTGAGTCCTACACTCAGAGAGAAAGCAAGCTATGAAGACAGGGGTGGAAAAAGCCAACCACCCATGTGGCTTCAGAAGTCCATTTATTCGTGTCCTGATGGCAACAGGTCCACAGGGTTCTGCGGGGACAAGGGTACCCACAGGGCACATGCATGTCCACGTTGTTCTTCTTACATCACTGTTTTAAACTACTGGTTCCTTGGGATGCTCCACAGCCCCCCAGGGACACCACAGGCAGGGCATAGTAAGGATGTGGGGCAGCATCTGGTTAAGAAGCCCTCTCCTATGAGGTGCATAACCCACCACAGCCTTTTAATACCAGATTGATTGACAGAAGAATGCTATACAGCACAGGATACTCTGTCAGGATATATATCCACACTTTTGTCTAtctcaaagtaaaatttcatttaaaaggaaagaaaaaaaagatgaaaagatagaggaagggaaaaaaagagctaaGCAAATGTTCCTTAAAATAACCAAGTAAGGCTGTGCAGATTTATTACCCATCCCCTGCACTTGTTACATTAAAGTAGGGAAATACACCCAGAAAGAAGGTTTACAGGTGAAAATATGAGATAGCTGAACTCATCCAAGAGTCCAAATTCTCTCCTTCCCACACATACTCCCCAAAGTTTCTCTCGCACCTGCTCTGGCACCTGCCTAGCACCCTCTGCAAGTAGTGCAAGTCACTAACCCGGCAGAAAATTCCTCCCTTTGTCATTTTGTTGCTGGTTCAGGAGGCTGACCCCGCACCCCATTGCCACCGCAGAGCTGGGTGGCTGGGAGCCGACCTGCCCCTCTTGGGGGTAGCAACCTACCACGCTTCCAGTTCAGCCACCTCACAAAACATCACTGAGCTCTCAAACCAAGTTTCCAATCCAAGATAGACTGAAAAcagttaaaagtttaaaaagttaataaaacCAATCAGACACTGCTTACTGTCCAAGCTGAGAGAAGTAACAGAGTAAAAAGAGCAAaagtagggggggaaaaaaggttacATCCCTAAAGGCTTTTAATAACTTTGAAGAGGaaccctttaaaacaaaaagggcaGCATGCTGCTCTTCAAACAGAAGaaaggcttttttccctcccatccaTTCCCTTTTTGTAGAAGGGAAAAGTCTTAGCACTTATGTCAATTTAACTAAAAGGTCAGTGAAATTTCTGATTGCAGACACCCCTTTTAGAACACAAAAACAACTATGTCAACATTTAGGGGTTTAATTAAAGGCTTCAGTTTTATCAATATGGGAAGGTTATACTGGTACAAGTTAACAAACCCTAAACAATAGACTTCCAGTTTTTCCCTCACTGTAGGAGCAAAACTTTTATAAAACAGTTGGATTAAAGAAGATATACTGACAGTATTGATATATTATactactaaaaaaacccaaaccaacaaacttGCAACTTTGTTCTCTGTGACTATTCAGTTTTGTCAAGATTTTGCTGGAATGCAAAGCCCGACACAAAAGCTGCCATGCTTATACACAGCACGCATGTCAGGACTTTTACACGGTAGGATACAGACTATCCCAGAGATTTAAATGGTCAGCTTTCATCTGATGGCCTCTATACAGAGTCTTAATCTCAGCTGCAGTACAAAGAATCCAGTTCTTCTAATATGCTAGAGATTTTCccctcatgaaaaaaaaaattccctcacCCCAACAAAACAAGAGACATTCAGTCTCTCTTAGtcaataggggaaaaaaagcaatttcaagtTTAATTACAAAGATGCAACTTTTCCTATATGGCTGAAGCCTTAGGCTCtaattttgtttcagatgaagtcagtggaaaaaatcCTCATTATTTTCATGTGAGCAAAGCAGAGTGTTCCACTTCCCTTTCTTGCCTCTCTCCTCCATTTGcgaaaacaaagccaaaatgtctaaacatatttttaaattattgcaaAAACCTCACTTTTGTTACTTCTTTAAGGGTCTCTCAAGATCTCCTCTTAAGCTCAGGCCATGgacttttcaagaaaaacagGGGGCTAGTTCACAATGCAGCATGATGGGGCCACTTACCAAAAACACTGATGTACACAAACCAAAGATAAAAGCCCTTTACTGTCTGTATTAGTATTACTTAACAGAAGACATACAGTGTGCATCATCAATAAAAGATTCTGGCTACAAAGATGCCAGATGGATGTTTTAGGAATAACAACAATAAACCAACACCccccttacaaaaaaaaaaa includes:
- the SETD7 gene encoding histone-lysine N-methyltransferase SETD7 isoform X3, translated to MDSDEETLEETVEVVSWAESRSLDPRITGHLDDDGLPHGFCTVTYSSTDRFEGNFVHGEKNGRGKFFFFDGSTLEGYYVDDALQGQGIYTYEDGVVLHGTYVDGELNGPAQEYDSDGRLIFKGQYKDNIRHGVCWIYYPDGGSLVGEVNEEGEMTGEKIAYVYPDGKTAYSGRFIDGEMIEAKLATLTSVEDGKPQFEVVPGSPAYSFDKSTSSCISTNALLPDPYESERVYVDVSLISSAGEGLFSKIAAEASTVMSFYNGVRITHQEVDSRDWALNGNTISLDDETVIDVPEPYNHAAKYCASLGHKANHSFTPNCIYDPGVLFFV